CGTACAGCCATATCTGGAGCTTAGCCATCATGGAAGAGCATTCGACATACGGGCTCTAATGCAAAAGAATGGGCAAGGTCGCTGGACGCTTACCGGATGTATGGTACGGGAAGGACCCGAAGGTTCACTCACGTCCAATCTTCACGGTGGGGGTAAAGCATATCCTGCCCACGCATATCTGCTCCAGCGATATGGAACGATTCGCACAGAAACTCTGCTGAAGAGCATCCGGCAGACTGCTACTCTTATCCCCACCCTGCTGGAAAGCCGTTTCGGCAGGTTAGCCGAATTGGGGCTTGATTTCGGAGCAGATGCAGAGGGCCAACTCTGGCTAATTGAAGTCAACTCCAAACCAGGCCGCACCTCATTCGCAGAAGCGGGCGACCGACGCATGCATACTCTGACTTATACCCGGCCGCTTGCCTATGCCCGTTATCTGTTGCAACAACATGTTCTCACGGACGTTATTCGTCCAATGAAATTGCCGAATACATCCAGCAAAGCTGGCCTGAAACCCATCCCGATTCACGGCGGCTGAGGCCCGCAGCGCCCGCTTGCCATGGAGCCCAAGGATCTTTTCAGGATAGGAGGATAAATCATGAGTTTGACCTTTTGCAATCTGCATTTCACCAAGCAACCGGATAAAGTGGTTTATGTATCCAACGCTTTAATGAAGAGCCTCAACCTGTCCGGCAAAAAAACGGTGCACCTTCGCTTCGGGCGTGACCGGGTACCTGCAACGATCAAACCAATCAAAAAAGCAGGTAAACATCTGTATCTCGCTTCAGGTATCCGTAATATGATGAACGTTCCCAAACGGGGCAGTATTTATCTCCGGAATTTGCAAAATGATGAGGTCCAGTTAGGTCCACTGATCGGCGTACTCTCTGATGGGCCTGCGACGAGCACGAATCCATTCGGTTCCCGTACTGGTTTCATCAAACAGTTACTCCGTGAAGGCAGCCGTAAATCCTACATTTACGCATTTACTCCTCGGGATATTAATTGGCAGAACGAGACTGTATCGGGTTTTTTCCTGAATGATAACGGAAGCTTCACCCGCAGAACGGTACCTCTGCCCGATGTCGTCTACAACCGATTGCCGAGCAGACGCTCAGACTTCTCACCAGCAATCAACCAGCTGCGGGAACGATTTGTTCGCCGAAAAATTCCGTTCTTCAACTGGAGCTTCTTCAACAAATCGGATATCTATACGTTGCTGGAGAACGAGCCGGCAGCAGGACGGTATATCCCTGAATCGATTACCAACCCTTCCGTTGAACAGATGAAGGAAATGTTGGAACGCCATCAGTTCGTCTACTATAAGCCTACTGCAGGAAGTCTGGGGAACGGGATCTATCGCCTGACTTATTCGCCCAAACGTGGATATTTCGCACGTTATCGCAAAAAAGGCGGTAATGCACTCCTGCGTTTTGGGTCCTTCAACAGTCTGATGCGCATGCTTCAGGGAAGACATGGCAAACAGCTACGCGGATATGTAGTTCAGCAGGGAATACGTCTAATTGAGATTGATGAATGTCCAATTGATTTCCGTTTTCACATGCACAAAAATGGTAACAATCAATGGGTTGTTGTCGGGATTGGAGCCAAAAAGGCAGGACGTGGCAGCGTCACAACACACATCAAAAATGGCGGCTCCCTAATGACTCCTGAGCAGGCGCTCAGTCGCAACTTCGGCGATCGTGCGGGAGAAGTTCTTCAGCATGCCAAATCCGTCGCTATTACACTGGCCCAGGCGATTGAAACCCAGCACCAGCATCTGATTGGTGAGATTGGCTTTGATCTGGGCATTGATCAGGAGGAACATGTATGGATGTTCGAAGCGAACGCCAAACCCGGGCGCTCCATTTTCCGTCACCCTTCACTCCGGGTGGAGGGCAAATCGTCGGTGGAGCACATCTTGGAACACTGCCTGTATTTGAGCAAGTTCCGGAAGAAGGAAGAAATTTGATGAGCCTTCATGATGATTTCAAACCTGTCATCGCTGTTTTGACCATGCATGATAAACAGCGCATGTTCAGGGGAAATCATCAAAATTTTCAGGATATCTTACAAACAGGCGAGAGCATGGGATACGTGGTGTACATTGTGACTGTACGGGATCTGAACGTGAGTGGTCCCACCGTGAAAGGATATACGTACAACAAGGGGAGTGGAAAGTGGGTTTCACAACCTTTCCCCCTTCCCCATGTTCTGTACAATCGTATTCCCAACCGGGAAGACGAAGGAAAACCTTCCGTTCAGCGCAAAATTGACGAATGCATGCAATCAGGAATCGAAC
The nucleotide sequence above comes from Paenibacillus sp. W2I17. Encoded proteins:
- a CDS encoding YheC/YheD family protein, whose product is MSLTFCNLHFTKQPDKVVYVSNALMKSLNLSGKKTVHLRFGRDRVPATIKPIKKAGKHLYLASGIRNMMNVPKRGSIYLRNLQNDEVQLGPLIGVLSDGPATSTNPFGSRTGFIKQLLREGSRKSYIYAFTPRDINWQNETVSGFFLNDNGSFTRRTVPLPDVVYNRLPSRRSDFSPAINQLRERFVRRKIPFFNWSFFNKSDIYTLLENEPAAGRYIPESITNPSVEQMKEMLERHQFVYYKPTAGSLGNGIYRLTYSPKRGYFARYRKKGGNALLRFGSFNSLMRMLQGRHGKQLRGYVVQQGIRLIEIDECPIDFRFHMHKNGNNQWVVVGIGAKKAGRGSVTTHIKNGGSLMTPEQALSRNFGDRAGEVLQHAKSVAITLAQAIETQHQHLIGEIGFDLGIDQEEHVWMFEANAKPGRSIFRHPSLRVEGKSSVEHILEHCLYLSKFRKKEEI